In the genome of Flavivirga spongiicola, one region contains:
- a CDS encoding MauE/DoxX family redox-associated membrane protein has product MSKRLLIRVLLIISFVIPLILSFSVWFSNRGFPTTPLFFKTLEFNYYIDVLLLIVFCASAVWFLLKDKGSGGLCFFLIYILLSVFDQTRIQPFFFEIAIIIFFYYLFRNNFNHFKMAFFLLMAGTYIWSGLHKANVVFYEFWFEGLNKRIPFIPVFFRQIFTWLVPFIEALFGVALLFNKTRKLGIYMLALMHAMVLITLIYSGVGFTVFPLNMINVVLLFMLYNGFDWNIFKLRNSKSIKIKIVAFYALILPALNLIGYYDHLLAFSYFSGKPSYCNIFFLNKEDKSKVPEKVQSIIREHEGRYYINVNEWSLVYVNLLCYPEDRVYLYLQDYLETFTGTKTTSLQYYKK; this is encoded by the coding sequence ATGTCAAAAAGGTTATTGATTAGAGTATTATTAATTATTAGTTTCGTAATTCCATTAATATTAAGTTTTTCTGTTTGGTTCTCAAATAGAGGATTTCCAACTACACCATTATTTTTTAAAACTTTAGAATTTAATTATTATATAGATGTATTGCTATTAATAGTTTTTTGTGCGTCAGCTGTTTGGTTTCTTTTAAAAGATAAGGGGAGCGGAGGCTTATGTTTTTTTCTTATATACATTTTATTGTCTGTTTTTGATCAAACACGAATTCAACCTTTCTTTTTTGAAATTGCCATAATTATTTTCTTTTACTATTTATTTAGGAATAATTTTAATCATTTTAAAATGGCCTTTTTCCTGCTTATGGCAGGTACTTACATTTGGAGCGGTTTACATAAAGCCAATGTTGTTTTTTATGAATTTTGGTTTGAAGGCTTAAATAAAAGAATACCATTTATCCCCGTTTTTTTTAGACAAATTTTTACTTGGTTAGTGCCTTTTATCGAGGCATTATTTGGAGTGGCATTACTGTTTAATAAAACTAGAAAACTTGGTATTTATATGTTAGCACTCATGCATGCAATGGTTTTAATAACCTTGATTTATAGTGGTGTAGGTTTTACTGTATTTCCATTAAATATGATTAATGTTGTATTGCTTTTTATGCTATATAATGGTTTTGATTGGAATATATTTAAATTAAGGAATAGCAAGAGCATAAAAATAAAAATCGTTGCTTTTTATGCTTTAATATTACCAGCCTTAAACCTGATAGGTTATTATGATCATTTATTGGCATTTAGTTACTTTTCCGGCAAGCCATCATATTGCAATATCTTTTTTTTAAATAAAGAAGACAAAAGTAAAGTTCCTGAAAAGGTTCAGAGCATTATAAGAGAGCACGAAGGAAGATATTATATAAATGTAAATGAGTGGAGTCTTGTTTACGTAAATTTATTATGTTATCCGGAAGATCGTGTTTATTTATATTTACAAGATTATTTAGAAACGTTTACAGGGACGAAGACAACCTCCTTACAGTATTATAAAAAATAA
- a CDS encoding peptidyl-prolyl cis-trans isomerase gives MLLTVLSCDFFKKADEQIPVARVNETYLYYDDIKYLVSEGTSKEDSTLVIQSFINRWATQQLFVDGAMLNLSEEKQEAFNKLVVQYKNDLYTKAYIEALVKRSIDTTVNKEEAQDYYDGNKEVFKLNEELLKFRYIHVDENIIDFKNIKEKFKRYNDEDKKELDSISIQFKSYSLNDSIWIKLTQIVDKIPVVTPENKNQLLKKSNFVQLKDSLGVYLMQINDVLLRNDNAPLEYVKPTIDQIVINNRKLELIRELEKDITKDAIKNKQFEIYD, from the coding sequence ATGTTATTAACGGTATTGTCATGTGATTTTTTTAAAAAAGCAGATGAGCAAATTCCGGTTGCTAGAGTAAATGAAACCTATTTGTATTACGATGATATCAAATATTTAGTATCTGAGGGAACATCAAAAGAAGATAGTACTTTGGTAATACAGAGTTTTATTAATCGTTGGGCAACGCAACAGTTATTTGTAGATGGAGCTATGCTTAATCTAAGTGAAGAAAAGCAAGAAGCGTTTAATAAATTAGTGGTTCAGTATAAAAACGATTTATATACCAAAGCATATATAGAAGCTTTAGTTAAAAGAAGTATCGATACCACAGTTAATAAAGAAGAAGCTCAAGATTATTATGATGGTAATAAAGAAGTTTTTAAACTAAATGAAGAGCTTCTTAAATTTCGTTATATACATGTAGATGAAAATATTATTGATTTTAAAAATATTAAAGAAAAGTTTAAACGTTATAATGATGAAGATAAAAAAGAATTGGACTCTATATCTATACAGTTTAAATCCTATTCATTAAACGATTCTATATGGATAAAATTAACTCAGATAGTTGATAAAATTCCGGTAGTTACCCCCGAAAATAAAAATCAACTGTTAAAAAAATCTAATTTTGTACAACTCAAAGATTCATTAGGAGTATATTTGATGCAAATTAATGATGTTTTATTGAGAAATGATAATGCTCCCCTTGAGTATGTTAAACCTACCATAGATCAAATAGTTATTAATAATAGAAAACTTGAGCTTATTAGAGAATTAGAAAAAGACATAACAAAAGATGCCATTAAAAATAAACAATTTGAAATTTACGATTAA
- a CDS encoding SCO family protein — MKLLRVLILLLILSCQNNSEKLPVLSYKIDDSGNKTHYSIKYEGFTNQLNETFGTKNIENKVFISNFFFTRCPSICPPMRDELIDIAKAFKNNHHFMIVSHTIDPKNDSISVLKSYSESTEIPNDTWQFLYANTDKTRDQANQFITDFKPKKDGLDFYHSSYVSLVDKKQSIRGFYNILVDEEVNRLKRDISFLLSE; from the coding sequence ATGAAACTTCTTAGGGTTCTTATTTTATTGCTCATTTTGAGTTGTCAAAACAATTCAGAAAAGCTTCCTGTTTTAAGTTATAAGATTGATGACTCAGGAAATAAAACACATTATTCAATTAAATACGAAGGATTTACGAATCAACTGAATGAAACTTTTGGCACTAAAAATATCGAGAATAAAGTCTTCATTTCAAATTTCTTCTTTACGCGCTGTCCAAGTATTTGTCCACCAATGAGGGATGAATTAATAGACATTGCTAAAGCCTTTAAAAATAACCATCATTTTATGATCGTTTCGCATACAATCGATCCAAAAAATGATAGCATCTCCGTTTTAAAATCTTACTCAGAATCAACGGAAATTCCTAATGATACATGGCAGTTTTTATATGCTAATACTGATAAAACCAGAGATCAGGCTAATCAATTTATAACTGATTTTAAGCCTAAAAAAGATGGCCTTGATTTTTATCACAGCAGTTATGTTTCCTTGGTTGATAAAAAACAATCCATAAGAGGGTTTTATAATATATTGGTTGACGAAGAAGTTAATCGATTAAAAAGAGACATTTCTTTTCTTCTATCGGAATAA
- a CDS encoding aconitate hydratase, whose product MAFDIDMIKGVYTKMVERVDKAREIGGKPLTLSEKILYSHLWDGNPTKTFVRGKDYVDFAPDRIACQDATAQMALLQFMQAGKSKVAVPTTVHCDHLIQAKEGAKTDLKHANAVSSEVFNFLESVSNKYGIGFWKPGAGIIHQVVLENYAFPGGMMIGTDSHTVNAGGLGMVAIGVGGADAVDVMAGMAWELKFPKLIGVRLTGKLSGWTAPKDVILKVAEILTVKGGTGAIVEYFGPGATSMSCTGKGTISNMGAEIGATTSTFGYDDSMERYLRATDRADVADAANSVKEYLTADAEVYANPEQYFDQVIDINLSELGPLLNGPFTPDLSTEVGSAMTEKAKANDWPVRVEWGLIGSCTNSSYEDLSRASSIAQQALDKGLKMKAELGINPGSEQVRYTAERDGILNVFEKLDAKIFTNACGPCIGQWARYSDPKNAPKNSIVHSFNRNFAKRADGNPNTHAFVASPELTAAIAVAGRLDFNPLRDKLINENGQEVMFDEPTGWELPPKGFAVEDAGYVEPVADGSSVKVSVSPTSERLQLLTPFEPIGNEIKGAKLLIKAFGKCTTDHISMAGPWLRFRGHLDNISNNCFIGAVNAFGQKTNFVKNQLTGDYAGVPDTARAYKAAGVKTVVVGDHNYGEGSSREHAAMEPRHLGVAAVIVKSFARIHETNLKKQGMLGLTFANEADYDLIQEDDTFNFTDLNAFTQGKQLTLEVVHADGSKDIIMLNHTYNQSQIEWYNEGSALNLIKKQNAV is encoded by the coding sequence ATGGCATTTGACATCGATATGATTAAGGGTGTATACACCAAAATGGTTGAACGCGTTGATAAAGCGCGCGAAATAGGCGGAAAACCATTAACACTTTCTGAAAAGATTTTGTATTCTCATCTTTGGGATGGGAATCCTACAAAGACATTTGTAAGAGGAAAGGACTATGTAGACTTTGCACCAGATAGAATAGCGTGTCAAGATGCGACAGCTCAAATGGCATTATTACAGTTTATGCAAGCTGGAAAATCTAAGGTAGCTGTGCCTACTACTGTGCATTGTGATCACTTAATACAGGCGAAAGAAGGTGCCAAAACAGATTTAAAACATGCTAACGCAGTAAGTAGTGAGGTATTTAATTTTTTAGAGTCTGTTTCTAATAAATATGGTATCGGTTTTTGGAAACCAGGAGCTGGGATTATTCACCAAGTAGTTTTAGAAAATTATGCTTTTCCGGGAGGTATGATGATAGGTACAGATTCTCATACAGTAAATGCAGGTGGATTAGGAATGGTTGCTATTGGTGTTGGAGGTGCTGATGCTGTAGATGTGATGGCGGGTATGGCTTGGGAATTAAAGTTTCCTAAACTAATAGGAGTCAGGTTGACTGGTAAATTATCTGGTTGGACAGCTCCAAAAGATGTTATTTTAAAAGTAGCTGAGATTCTTACTGTTAAAGGTGGAACAGGAGCTATTGTTGAATATTTTGGTCCAGGTGCTACATCTATGTCTTGTACAGGAAAAGGTACTATTAGTAACATGGGGGCTGAAATTGGAGCGACTACATCAACATTTGGTTATGATGATTCTATGGAGCGATATTTACGTGCCACAGATAGAGCAGATGTTGCAGACGCTGCAAATAGTGTAAAAGAATATTTAACTGCTGATGCAGAAGTGTATGCAAATCCTGAGCAATATTTTGATCAGGTTATTGATATAAATTTATCTGAATTAGGTCCCCTTTTAAATGGACCTTTTACACCAGATTTATCTACTGAAGTAGGCTCAGCAATGACGGAAAAAGCAAAAGCTAACGATTGGCCAGTTAGAGTAGAATGGGGCTTAATAGGTTCTTGTACAAATTCTTCTTATGAAGATTTATCACGTGCCTCTTCCATTGCTCAACAAGCTTTAGATAAAGGGTTGAAAATGAAGGCAGAGTTAGGTATTAATCCAGGTTCTGAGCAAGTTCGTTATACGGCTGAAAGAGATGGTATTCTCAATGTGTTTGAGAAATTGGATGCTAAAATATTTACGAATGCATGTGGGCCTTGTATTGGACAATGGGCTAGATATAGCGATCCTAAAAATGCACCTAAAAACAGTATAGTACATTCGTTTAATAGAAACTTTGCTAAGCGAGCAGATGGCAATCCAAATACACATGCGTTTGTTGCTTCTCCAGAATTAACAGCCGCAATAGCTGTTGCAGGACGTCTAGATTTCAACCCACTTAGAGATAAGTTAATTAATGAAAATGGACAAGAAGTTATGTTCGATGAACCAACAGGGTGGGAATTACCACCAAAAGGTTTCGCTGTAGAAGATGCTGGTTATGTAGAACCAGTTGCAGATGGAAGTAGCGTAAAAGTATCTGTTAGCCCAACATCAGAAAGGTTACAATTATTAACACCATTTGAACCAATTGGAAATGAAATTAAAGGTGCTAAATTATTAATTAAGGCATTTGGTAAATGTACGACAGACCATATATCTATGGCTGGACCTTGGTTGCGTTTCCGTGGGCATTTAGATAATATTTCTAATAACTGTTTTATTGGAGCTGTTAATGCGTTTGGACAAAAAACAAACTTTGTTAAAAACCAACTAACAGGTGATTATGCTGGTGTTCCAGATACGGCGAGGGCTTATAAAGCTGCTGGAGTTAAAACCGTAGTTGTAGGAGATCATAACTATGGAGAAGGTTCATCTCGCGAACACGCAGCTATGGAGCCTAGACATTTAGGTGTTGCTGCTGTTATTGTAAAATCATTCGCACGTATTCATGAAACAAATCTTAAAAAACAAGGGATGTTAGGATTAACGTTTGCTAATGAAGCAGATTACGATTTAATTCAAGAAGATGACACATTTAACTTTACAGATTTAAATGCATTTACTCAAGGAAAACAGCTAACTTTAGAAGTAGTTCATGCGGATGGAAGTAAAGATATTATTATGTTAAATCATACCTATAACCAATCTCAAATAGAATGGTATAATGAAGGATCTGCCTTAAACTTGATTAAAAAACAAAATGCTGTATAA
- the mazG gene encoding nucleoside triphosphate pyrophosphohydrolase — protein sequence MNSRTAQLKAFDRLLTIMDELRDQCPWDKKQTMETLRHLTIEETYELGDAILDNDLDEIKKELGDVLLHIVFYSKIGSETNDFDIADVCNSICEKLISRHPHIYGDVKVENEEDVKRNWENLKLKEGKKSVLEGVPKSLPALVKANRIQEKVAGVGFDWEAPNQVWEKVEEELAEFKTEVQSGNLDAMESEFGDVMFSMVNYARFLDINPENALERTNKKFSKRFQYLEEKAKTINKPLKDMTLAEMDVFWEEAKLL from the coding sequence ATGAATTCTAGAACGGCTCAACTAAAAGCTTTTGATAGGTTGTTAACTATCATGGACGAACTTCGAGACCAATGTCCGTGGGATAAAAAGCAAACTATGGAAACTTTACGTCATTTAACAATTGAGGAAACATATGAGCTAGGTGATGCTATTTTAGATAATGATTTGGATGAGATTAAAAAAGAATTAGGAGATGTGTTATTACATATAGTTTTCTATTCAAAGATAGGAAGTGAAACGAATGATTTTGACATTGCAGACGTTTGTAATAGTATTTGTGAAAAGTTAATTAGTAGACATCCACACATTTATGGTGATGTTAAAGTTGAGAATGAAGAAGATGTAAAACGAAATTGGGAAAACTTAAAGTTAAAAGAAGGAAAAAAAAGTGTTTTAGAAGGTGTACCTAAAAGTTTACCTGCACTAGTAAAAGCAAATAGAATACAAGAAAAAGTAGCTGGCGTTGGTTTTGATTGGGAAGCACCTAATCAAGTTTGGGAAAAAGTAGAGGAGGAGTTAGCAGAATTTAAAACAGAAGTACAATCTGGGAATCTAGATGCGATGGAAAGCGAATTTGGAGACGTTATGTTTTCTATGGTAAACTATGCCAGATTTTTAGATATCAACCCAGAGAATGCTTTAGAACGCACTAACAAGAAATTCTCTAAGCGCTTTCAATACCTAGAAGAAAAGGCTAAGACAATTAATAAACCTTTAAAAGATATGACTTTAGCAGAAATGGACGTTTTTTGGGAAGAAGCAAAATTGTTATAG
- a CDS encoding AAA family ATPase — MSDVVAIEQFVKQYKDLKTEIAKVIIGQDDVVNQILISIFSGGHSLLIGVPGLAKTLMVNTIAQALGLDFKRIQFTPDLMPSDILGSEILDEDRHFKFIKGPIFSNIILADEINRTPPKTQAALLEAMQERAVTVAGHHYKLSLPYFVLATQNPIEQEGTYPLPEAQLDRFMFAINLDYPSFKEEVEVVKATTSDTQAKVNALFSAQQIIDFQHLIRRIPVADNVIEYAVSMVSKTRPNGNVAADLVKTYIDWGAGPRASQNLILAAKTHAAVNGKFSPDIENVQAVANSILRHRIIKNYKAEAEGISEEEIIKSLF, encoded by the coding sequence ATGTCTGATGTAGTTGCTATCGAACAATTTGTAAAACAATATAAAGATTTAAAAACTGAAATTGCGAAGGTAATTATTGGGCAAGATGATGTTGTAAATCAAATTTTAATCTCTATATTTTCAGGAGGACATTCATTACTTATAGGTGTTCCTGGATTAGCAAAGACCCTCATGGTAAATACTATTGCACAAGCATTAGGGTTAGACTTTAAGCGTATTCAATTCACTCCGGATTTAATGCCAAGCGATATATTAGGGAGTGAGATTTTGGATGAAGATCGTCATTTCAAATTTATAAAAGGACCTATTTTTTCAAATATTATTTTAGCCGACGAAATTAATAGAACCCCACCAAAAACACAAGCGGCTCTTTTAGAGGCTATGCAAGAAAGAGCAGTTACTGTTGCTGGACACCATTATAAATTAAGTTTACCATATTTTGTTTTAGCAACCCAAAATCCTATTGAGCAAGAAGGAACTTACCCATTACCTGAAGCGCAATTAGACCGTTTTATGTTTGCAATCAATTTAGATTACCCTTCTTTTAAAGAAGAAGTAGAAGTCGTTAAAGCCACTACTTCCGATACTCAGGCTAAAGTTAATGCTTTGTTTTCGGCGCAGCAAATAATCGATTTCCAACACCTTATTCGTCGTATTCCAGTAGCAGATAATGTTATTGAATATGCAGTTTCCATGGTAAGCAAAACAAGACCTAACGGAAATGTGGCAGCAGATTTGGTTAAAACATATATAGATTGGGGAGCAGGACCAAGAGCCTCTCAGAATTTAATTTTGGCAGCGAAAACACATGCAGCTGTTAATGGTAAATTCTCCCCGGATATTGAAAATGTTCAGGCTGTAGCGAATAGTATTTTAAGGCATAGAATCATCAAAAACTACAAAGCAGAGGCCGAAGGTATTTCAGAAGAAGAAATCATTAAGAGTCTGTTTTAA
- a CDS encoding peptidylprolyl isomerase, translated as MPLKINNLKFTINLKHISVLCIALLIVNVMSAQEIIEEEAKKEVVKKVDSTLTQNAKKVDGVAAVVGDYIILDSDVPREREQIIASGGSVEGVTDCQLLGKLLENKLYAHHAIQDSIQVSDAEVRQEVEYTIQQFLQQKPDIDELVKFYKQEDEKGLRDYIFEIIKGNKLSGKMQAKIVEEVEITPEEVRIFFDKIPEDERPVFGTELKVAQIVAKPKISEEEKQKVIDRLKQFKVDVVENGASFRSKVVLYGQDPGMKQSGYIYTLNRKKPKMVKEFRQVAFSLQEGDVSDPFETEYGYHIVYCEKIRGQEYDVSHVLLFPKVSSEAVKEAKERLENVRKRIVDGDITFADAARESSDEKETRGDGGQLINPRTQDYNFDLTKMGPEQYAQIQNLKDNEVSQVLTEQDRKGNLSFKIMRVTDRIDEHEASYARDYLKIKELALTEKKIKAIEKWQEEKILDTYIKISGSHRGCEFSGNWLKK; from the coding sequence ATGCCATTAAAAATAAACAATTTGAAATTTACGATTAATTTGAAACATATATCAGTTTTATGCATAGCCTTACTAATAGTAAATGTTATGTCTGCACAGGAAATTATTGAAGAAGAAGCAAAAAAAGAAGTCGTTAAGAAAGTAGATTCAACGCTTACGCAGAATGCTAAAAAAGTGGATGGAGTTGCCGCCGTTGTAGGTGATTATATTATTTTAGATTCTGATGTGCCAAGAGAAAGAGAGCAAATAATAGCGTCTGGAGGCTCGGTAGAAGGCGTTACAGATTGTCAATTATTAGGAAAATTACTGGAAAATAAATTATATGCACACCATGCCATTCAAGATAGTATTCAAGTATCCGATGCAGAAGTTAGGCAGGAAGTTGAATATACGATTCAGCAATTTTTACAGCAAAAACCAGATATAGATGAGCTTGTTAAATTTTATAAGCAAGAAGATGAAAAAGGCTTAAGGGATTATATATTTGAAATTATTAAAGGAAATAAACTTTCTGGCAAGATGCAAGCTAAGATTGTTGAAGAAGTTGAAATAACTCCAGAAGAAGTTCGCATATTTTTTGATAAAATACCAGAAGATGAACGGCCTGTTTTTGGTACCGAACTTAAAGTAGCCCAAATTGTTGCTAAGCCAAAAATATCTGAAGAAGAAAAACAAAAAGTGATAGATCGTCTAAAACAATTCAAAGTAGACGTTGTTGAAAATGGTGCTAGCTTTCGTTCAAAAGTCGTTCTTTATGGTCAAGATCCAGGCATGAAGCAGTCAGGATATATTTATACATTGAACAGAAAGAAGCCTAAGATGGTAAAAGAGTTTAGGCAAGTAGCTTTCTCACTTCAAGAAGGGGACGTGTCGGATCCTTTTGAGACAGAATATGGTTATCACATAGTATATTGTGAAAAAATCAGAGGCCAGGAATATGACGTAAGTCACGTTTTGTTATTCCCAAAAGTTTCAAGTGAAGCCGTAAAAGAAGCTAAAGAACGTTTAGAAAATGTAAGGAAGCGTATTGTTGATGGAGATATTACATTTGCGGATGCTGCAAGAGAATCGAGTGATGAAAAAGAAACGCGTGGCGATGGTGGTCAACTTATTAATCCAAGAACTCAAGATTACAATTTTGATTTGACAAAAATGGGTCCTGAACAATATGCACAGATCCAGAATTTAAAAGATAATGAAGTGAGTCAGGTTTTAACAGAACAAGATCGCAAGGGGAATCTTTCATTTAAGATTATGAGGGTTACAGACAGAATAGATGAGCATGAAGCCAGCTATGCAAGAGATTATTTAAAAATTAAAGAATTAGCACTTACCGAGAAAAAAATTAAGGCTATTGAAAAATGGCAAGAAGAAAAAATATTAGATACATATATAAAAATTAGCGGATCACATAGAGGTTGTGAATTTTCAGGTAATTGGTTAAAAAAGTAA
- a CDS encoding acyltransferase family protein → MKQRVFGLDLVRAIAIVMVVFSHVAWIIPKDKKLTLDVLSVFGVLGVEIFFVLSGFLIGRIIFRIYTSDDFSFSSIFYFWIRRWFRTLPNYYLALLINICAAVYIGMTLPDGLWKYVFFIQNFSSEMPRFFMESWSLSIEEFAYLLLPLCLFFTLFIKTKISKPNTFLGMTLLIIFLFIISKTIYNFNEPVRTLINWNNSLKSIVIYRIDAVYYGVLAAYISIVKTKFWKRIKYTSFGLGMLLFLSWNVLMLIKAVQIEEYSFVWNVLYLPMNSIIIMLMFPLLSQMNTAPEFILKPITFISVISYAIYVIHYSVILQLLKYFIPSNNLPDFDIMVYIIVYISSTILISYIIYRFFESPITKLRDSNFIKKRFI, encoded by the coding sequence ATGAAGCAAAGAGTTTTTGGCTTAGATTTAGTTAGAGCAATTGCTATAGTCATGGTTGTTTTTTCACATGTTGCATGGATAATCCCTAAAGACAAGAAGTTAACATTGGATGTCTTGAGTGTTTTTGGGGTTCTTGGTGTAGAAATCTTCTTTGTACTCAGTGGGTTTTTAATAGGCAGAATTATATTTAGAATATACACTTCTGATGATTTTAGTTTTTCGAGTATTTTTTATTTTTGGATCAGGCGTTGGTTTAGAACGTTACCAAATTATTATTTAGCATTACTGATTAATATTTGTGCAGCTGTTTATATTGGAATGACACTACCAGATGGTTTATGGAAATATGTTTTCTTTATTCAAAATTTTTCATCGGAAATGCCAAGGTTTTTTATGGAGTCATGGAGCTTATCTATTGAAGAATTTGCATATCTTTTATTACCATTATGCTTGTTTTTTACACTTTTTATAAAAACAAAAATTTCAAAGCCTAATACGTTTTTAGGGATGACGCTTCTAATTATTTTTCTATTTATTATTTCAAAGACAATTTACAATTTTAATGAGCCAGTTCGAACATTGATTAATTGGAATAATAGCCTTAAATCTATCGTTATTTATAGAATAGATGCTGTTTATTACGGTGTATTAGCTGCTTATATTTCAATTGTAAAAACGAAATTTTGGAAGCGCATAAAATATACTTCTTTTGGTTTGGGAATGCTTCTATTTTTAAGTTGGAATGTATTAATGTTAATCAAAGCAGTGCAAATTGAAGAATATTCTTTTGTATGGAATGTATTATATCTCCCAATGAACTCTATTATAATCATGTTAATGTTTCCTTTGTTAAGTCAAATGAATACTGCTCCTGAGTTTATTTTGAAACCTATTACTTTTATTAGTGTTATTTCATATGCCATATACGTTATACACTATTCTGTAATATTACAATTACTTAAATACTTTATACCCTCTAATAATTTACCTGATTTTGATATTATGGTCTATATCATAGTATATATATCCTCGACTATCTTGATATCTTATATCATTTATCGATTTTTTGAAAGCCCAATAACTAAATTAAGAGATTCAAATTTTATCAAAAAAAGATTTATTTAA
- a CDS encoding acyltransferase family protein, with product MYINSKHRIFGLDIIRALAILLVLCSHSTLLLFPNQNNVYLTVTQFFGTVGVDLFFVLSGYLIGGILLKQINEGKVTVKDFLYFWVRRWFRTLPNYFLILILNILLFYFLHEKIIENIFYFFAFLQNFSSPHPGFFTEAWSLSIEEYAYIVGPLALLILMTFFKNCSKKTLYIVMSLVIIIIITFLRINYHTNHDIISHHDWSKHIRKVVIYRIDSIYYGFLAAFLAQVFHSAWNNYKKWFLVLGILLFIGLHSCVFLFNMQPENSQLFFNVFYLPLLSISLLLFFPFFSSWKTGGPFKNTITKISVLSYALYLINYSIVLLTIQNFISVEGTPLVIKFLILLLYWFLSFGLSYLLFKYFERPMTNLRDSSFFK from the coding sequence ATGTATATAAATAGTAAGCATAGAATTTTTGGATTAGATATTATTAGAGCATTAGCTATTTTATTGGTTTTATGCTCACATTCTACACTGTTACTTTTTCCAAATCAAAATAATGTATACCTAACTGTCACTCAGTTTTTCGGAACAGTTGGAGTAGACCTTTTCTTTGTTTTAAGTGGTTACTTAATTGGAGGGATCTTGCTAAAACAGATCAATGAAGGAAAAGTAACGGTTAAAGACTTTCTGTATTTCTGGGTACGAAGGTGGTTTAGAACTTTACCAAATTACTTCTTAATTCTTATTTTAAATATTCTGCTCTTTTATTTTTTACATGAAAAAATCATCGAAAATATTTTTTATTTTTTTGCTTTTTTACAGAATTTTTCAAGCCCACACCCGGGCTTTTTTACAGAAGCGTGGAGTTTGTCCATTGAGGAGTATGCCTACATAGTTGGCCCTTTAGCCCTACTTATTTTAATGACCTTTTTTAAAAATTGTTCTAAAAAGACTTTATACATAGTAATGTCGCTGGTCATCATAATTATAATAACTTTTTTACGCATAAATTATCATACGAATCATGATATCATTTCACATCACGATTGGAGTAAGCACATAAGGAAAGTAGTTATTTATAGAATAGATAGCATTTATTATGGTTTCCTTGCTGCATTTTTAGCGCAAGTATTTCATTCAGCTTGGAATAACTATAAAAAATGGTTTTTAGTACTAGGGATATTGTTATTTATTGGATTGCATAGCTGTGTTTTCTTATTTAATATGCAACCGGAAAATTCCCAATTGTTTTTTAATGTTTTTTACTTACCATTATTATCAATAAGTCTATTGTTGTTTTTTCCTTTTTTTAGTAGCTGGAAAACAGGTGGGCCTTTTAAGAATACAATCACTAAGATAAGTGTCCTGTCCTATGCTTTATACCTTATTAACTATTCTATAGTGCTGCTTACAATTCAAAACTTTATTAGTGTAGAGGGGACACCATTGGTGATCAAATTTTTAATTCTCTTACTGTATTGGTTTTTATCATTTGGATTATCATATTTATTATTTAAATATTTTGAAAGACCAATGACTAATTTAAGAGATTCAAGTTTTTTTAAATGA